The nucleotide sequence AGATCAAGGCCAAGCATCCGGGCCTGCCGGTCATCATCATGACGGCCTTCTCCGACTTGGACAGCGCCGTCTCGGCGTTCCAGGGCGGCGCCTTCGAATACCTGCCCAAGCCCTTCGACCTGCCGCGCGCGGTCGAGCTGATCCGCCGCGCCGTCGACGAGAGCCAGCGCGAGGAAGTGGCCGAGGAACGCATGGTCGCCGCGCCCGAGATGCTCGGCCAGGCGCCCGCGATGCAGGACGTGTTCCGCGCCATCGGCCGGCTCTCGCAGAGCAACGTCACGGTGCTGATCACCGGCGAATCGGGTTCGGGCAAGGAGCTCGTGGCGCGCGCGCTGCACAAGCACTCGCCGCGCGCCAACGGCCCCTTCGTCGCCATCAACACCGCGGCCATCCCGAAGGACTTGCTCGAGAGCGAACTCTTCGGCCACGAGCGCGGCGCCTTCACGGGCGCGCAGACCATGCGGCGCGGCCGCTTCGAGCAGGCCGAGGGCGGCACGCTGTTCCTCGACGAAATCGGCGACATGCCCTTCGACCTGCAGACGCGCCTGTTGCGCGTGCTCAGCGACGGCCACTTCTACCGCGTGGGCGGCCACAACTCGGTCAAGGCCAACGTGCGCGTCATCGCGGCCACCCACCAGGACCTCGAGCAGCGCGTGAAGCTCGGCGGCTTCCGCGAAGACCTGTTCCACCGCCTCAACGTCATCCGCCTGCGCCTGCCCGCGCTGCGCGAACGCGGCGAGGACGTGCCCGCGCTCACGCGCCACTTCCTGCAACAGAGCGCGCGGCAGCTCGGCGTCGAGCCCAAGCGCATCTCCGATGCGGCGCTGGCCAAGCTCGCGGGCTTCAACTTCCCCGGCAACGTCCGCCAGCTCGAGAACATCTGCCACTGGCTGACCGTGATGGCGCCGGCGCAGCTGATCGAGGCCAAGGACCTGCCGCCCGAGGTGCTCGCGACCGGCGGCGCGCCA is from Variovorax paradoxus and encodes:
- the ntrC gene encoding nitrogen regulation protein NR(I), producing the protein MKPIWIVDDDQSIRFVLEKALLREDLPTRSFTNTREVLAALEQAAEDEQQGPQVLVSDIRMPGGSGLELLDKIKAKHPGLPVIIMTAFSDLDSAVSAFQGGAFEYLPKPFDLPRAVELIRRAVDESQREEVAEERMVAAPEMLGQAPAMQDVFRAIGRLSQSNVTVLITGESGSGKELVARALHKHSPRANGPFVAINTAAIPKDLLESELFGHERGAFTGAQTMRRGRFEQAEGGTLFLDEIGDMPFDLQTRLLRVLSDGHFYRVGGHNSVKANVRVIAATHQDLEQRVKLGGFREDLFHRLNVIRLRLPALRERGEDVPALTRHFLQQSARQLGVEPKRISDAALAKLAGFNFPGNVRQLENICHWLTVMAPAQLIEAKDLPPEVLATGGAPMLSPDSHAGEPVAHATAAVPVAPHASTPFAGAAVDSVVPAPAVAAHAPADASGNWESGLEAEAQALLAAGRTDVWDVLSRRFESRLILTALSSTRGRRIEAAQKLGIGRNTITRKIQELGIE